TATGCTCCTCAACAAAGACGGTTTCTGGCTGGAAAGTTCGAACCAGGAAATAGAAAAAGAGATACAGACTCAAAAGAACCGAACCAGGAATTTCTTTACCCTTTACCCCGAGGAAGCAAAAACGATTTACTCCCAGAAACAGGGGCAGGTCAAATCATCAGATGGTCTTTTTACCTTTGTCACCATAGGCCCCCTTGACTCCATGGCTCTTACACAGGAAGCCCGTGATTATGAATGGAAGATTGTTTCAATGATCCCTGCTTCTATGCTGGAATGGCGTGAAGAGGCCATAAAAAACCGCTTCAGAACCCTTTTAGGCATTGTCGTTCTGATTCTCTCTGTTGCGATCTTTCTTTTTATAGTTGAATACGAACGCCGGCAAAAAATACATGTTCACTTAAAAGAGAAGACCCTTGAGCTCGAAAGGGTCAACATGGCCCTTAACGCCATGGTTAAAAAAACAGAACGGGATGCCATGATAGATCCACTGACAGAACTTTGGAACCGCCGGTATATGATTAAGCGCCTTCACGAGGAGGATGCCCGCATTCAGCATACCCAAGGGAGCGCCTCCATCGCCGTCATTGACCTTGGCAATTTTAAAAAGATTAATGATACCTATGGTCATGCCAGAGGGGACAGAGCCCTTGTGCAAATAGCCGCTATACTCAGAGAAGGGTTACGGCAGACAGATTACGTAGCCCGCACAGGGGGAGACGAATTTCTCATCTATTTTGCAGATCTTTCCTTAACAAAGGCAAAAAAGATTATGGAACGTCTCTATAACCGCATTATGCAGCATAGGTTTGCCGGGGCAAATTCACCTATTTTCGCTGATTATGGTATCGCCCATTGTCCTTCTGACGCAGACAGCCTTGAAGAAACCGTCAAAGTAGCAGATTCGAGGATGTACGCGTTCAAGGTCAACCGAAAGAAACATACGGCCGACACCGGAAAATAGTTGCATATGCAACGAATATCTTCTATACTAATCTCTCGTTTTATAAACATGGAGGGATGAGTATGGATCGGCGTGAATTACTTGCAAAAGAACGGGTGGGACGGCTGCTTTGGCGGCTCTCCGTCCCCGCGGTTATAGGGATGTTGGTTCAGGCATCCTACAATATAGTCGATGCTATTTTTATAGGCCGGGGTGTGGGGCCTCTTGGCCTTGCGGGAACGACTATTGTTTTTCCCATTCAATTATTGGCCTCATCTCTTGCCGTTACCATTGGGGTAGGAGGCGCTTCCATTATTTCCCGCAGCCTTGGGGCCAAAAAATATGAAAAGGCGAACAGGGCTCTTGGAAACATGGTCTTTCTCTCGTTAATATTCAGCACCACCATTCTCATTACGGGTTCCCTTGCTCAACAGCGTCTCCTTCGTCTTTTTGGCGCGAGTCCTACTATCCTTCCTTACGCTGAAGAATATTTACAGGTCATTTTGATGGGCCTGCCCTTTGTGGGATTTGGCATGTCATTGAACCACGCGGCCCGGTCAGAAGGCAATGCCAGGGTTGCCATGATCAGTATGATCATATCTGCTGTCATGAACATGATATTAGATCCTATCTTCATCTTTGTGCTTAATATGGGCATTCGCGGGGCTGCCATAGCCACCGTGATCTCTCAGATAGCCATGGCCTGCTGGATGGGTTACTATTTTCTGTTATCCGGAAACAGCTTTCTTGTACTTGCCCTTCGCTATGGACAACCCCAATTGGAATACATTAAAGAGATTCTCTCTGTAGGGGCAGCGGAATTTGTACGCATGGCCTCAGGGAGTATGATCATAGTCTTTATCAATAACAGCCTTATCCATTACGGCAGTGATATTTCAGTAGCTGTATATGGCATATTGCATCGGGCACTCTCTTTTTCTTTTCTGCCCATTGTGGGAGTTTCCCAGGGATTACAGCCCATACTTGGCTTCAACTATGGGGCAGGACGGTACGACCGCGCTCGAGATGTCGCGCGCCTTGCAATTATAGCCGCATCATGCATTGCCTTTTGTGCCTTTATGGTCGGGATGTTCTTCCCGGAAAAAGTTGTCAGGCTTTTCACTACAGATCTTCTTCTCATCAAAGAAGCAAGTGCTTCTTTGCGTATTGTGATCACGGCTTACTTTCTTGTGGGATTCCAAATTACAGGTTCGTCCATGTTTCAGGCCCTCGGAAAGGGCAGGGCTTCCCTTATTTTGTCTTTGACCAGACAGGTTATTTTCTTTCTTCCCTGCGTGGTTATTCTGCCGCGATTTTTCCTTTTAAAGGGCATATGGCTAGCCTTCCCCACTGCGGATGCTCTTGCCTTTCTTGTTACGGTAACTCTTGTTTCCCGACAATTAGGAGCTCTTAAAATGGAAAGGAGTGAACAAAACCAATGACCCAGCAACCCCATATCGGCCGGTGGATCTCATGTTTATACAGGCAAATGCAATGTCTTTTCGATCGGGCATTTCAACCTCTCGGTCTTGGCTGTGGTAATTACTCTTTTTTGCTGATGCTGCGCCGCTGTGACGGCCAAACACAGGAAGAGCTGAGCAATGAACTGGGTTTTGACAAGGGAACTACAGCAAGATCTCTAAAAAAGCTGGAACGCCTTGGATATATTCAAAGAAAACGAAGTAAAATTGATGGCAGAGCGAATCTCGTTTTTCTTACTCTTCAGGGTAAAAATGTGATACCATTCGTTGAGCAAATTTTAGAGGACTTAATGTCCAAAATTCTAGAGGGCATGTCGAAGGAAGAAAAAGAAATGACTTACTCTCTGATCAACAAAATGGCATTAAATGCCCTTTATCTTAAGCAGGTTGAAGGAGATCGAACACCATAACAGTTCGAACAAGGGGTGACGTTACATGTTCCTGAGGAGATTTTTGTCTCACCCAAAGAGATATCTCGTATCACTGACACTTCTCATCAACATTCTTACCGTTCCTATACCTCTTTTTTGCGCCGTTCAGGAAGAGGTTGGACTTGCCTTCGTAAACCACAAGGCAGAAGGCCTGGCTTTAAGGCCTTTTGAAGATCCCAGGGGCTCCGTACCTAAACTCCTCATGGAATTAAGCTATGATCAGTGGCGCGATATTCGGTTCCGCCCTGAAAAGGCCCTTTGGAAAGAGGAGAAACTTCCTTTTTCCCTTCAATTTTTCCATCTTGGCATGTTTTATGACCGGGCAGTCCAAATTAATATCGTAGATAAAGGAAAGGCTGTACAGTTTCCTTTTTCTACAGACCTGTTCGATTACGGTCAGAATCAAATAGATCTTAAAAAGCTTCCGCCAAATCTTGGGTTCGCTGGTTTTAGAATACATTTTCCTATCAACAGGCCAGGCTATGATGATGAAGTGGCTGTTTTTCTTGGCGCCAGCTACTTCAGGGCTGTGGCAAAGAATCAGCAATACGGCCTCTCTGCCAGGGGAATGGCTATTGACACTGCCTCTCCTACCGGAGAAGAGTTTCCCTGGTTCAAGGAATTCTGGCTTGTGAAACCAACATCCCGCTCTTCGTCTTTAATCGTCTACGCCCTGCTTGATAGCCCAAGCTGCACAGGGGCCTATAAATTTACCATCACGCCGGGAGAAGAGACGCAAATGGATGTTACATGCAACATTTTCAAGCGTAAGGATATGAACAAAATAGGTATCGCTCCTTCCACAAGCATGTTCTTCTACGGAGAAACCGAAAATGGCCGGCCTGGGGATTTCAGACCCGAGGTGCATGACTCCGACGGCCTTTTAATGGAAACCAACGGGGGGAAATGGATTTGGCGTCCTCTTGCAAACCCCTCCCGCTTGCTCATAAGCCGGTATAAAGACGTTGACGTAAAGGGCTTCGGTCTGATGCAAAGAGACTTGAACTTTGATCACTATCTCGACCTTGAAGCACGTTATGAAAAGCGTCCAAGCTTGTGGATTACCCCCCAGAACGATTGGGGGGAAGGGCATGTGGAGCTTGTTGAAATACCTTCTGATAGCGAGATAAACGACAATATCGTAGCCTATTGGGTTCCCGAACCCAACGGGAAGCTCTCTTTCGCCTACAGCATGAAATGGCTTACTCCCCACATGGATAAAGACAAGCCTGCCCGAGCTGCCCATACCCGCCTCGTCACAGAAAAAGAAGAAGGGGTCTATCGTTTTATTATTGACTTCGAAGGCAAAGAGCTTAATGCCATACCGGCCGAAACCGGCTTGGCCAGCGACATCACCGTGGAAGGAGATGCCTTTCTTATAGAACGGCAACTTCTGAAAAACCCTGCGACAACAGGATGGAGGCTCAGTTTCAAAATAGCTGTCCCTGTAGAAAAGCTGAAGAGTATCGTTCCTGACCGAAAACCTATAGTAAAACTTACAGCCTTCCTTAAAAAAGGTGAAAACATACCTGAGCCCCTCACTGAAATATGGACCTATGATTTTAGGCCTTAGGTAGGAAAGGGTGAGAGACTGAATGGAAAGTTGGCAAGTGGTAAGAGACCGCATTCTTCTTTATGTACGCGCCATGGATCTTCCGCCTTTTAAAGGGCTGGAATTAGCGTTAGATGCCCTCAAACAATCAGAGGCATCAAGTATAGAGGAAGCTATGGATGCTCTTGAAAGCTGCATCGTGAAACAAAAGATCGACCTTGGCGTGCGAAATGCGAAAGGGGAGCATATTTCTTCAGTCCCCCCCATGACCAGAGGCACAATGGTATCGAAAAACTTTGATCGCACTCCCTGGCTCACGGCTTTAAACAAATTTATTCTGCGATGGGCCCGGAATCTTTTCGGTCCGTCGCGATCCCGCTAAAAAACGAGGCACATCTATTATGACCACAAAGCCTGTTGAATTAAAATGGACTCGAGCCGCCAGCTGGAGAAGGATTTTGCTTTTAGCCTGTATTCTTCTCCCCACCATCATGGCAACCCGATACATGGCAGGAATTCTTCCTTATAAAGGAACTACTTTTGTAGAAGCTGCTCTTGTGACGGTCTTTGGCATTCTTTTCGCCTGGATTTCTATTGGATTCTGGACAGCCATGCTCGGTTTCTTTGTATTAATCCGCCAGAAAGACCCCTTTTCATTTTCACAGGCACTGAAGGGAAAACCCCTCCATATCGAAGATCCTGACGCTCTTACCGCCATTCTTGTTCCCATTTACAATGAAGATGTAAACCGGGTCATGGCAGGAGTGCGGACAACCCTTCAGGAACTGAGAAAGACAAAGCTCGACCACATGTTCCGCATTTTCATTCTTAGCGATACTACAGACCCGGACATCTGGATTCATGAGGAAACTGCATGGCATGAGGTCTGCCGTGAAGAAAACGCCTTCGGTTCGATTTTTTACCGCCACCGCAAGAGCAATGTGAAAAGGAAAAGCGGCAATGTAGCAGATTTTTGCCGACGATGGGGAAAAAGCTACCGCTACATGATCGTCTTCGACGCCGATAGTATCATGGCGGGAGAAACCCTTGTCCGAATGGTACAGGCCATGGAGCTTTATTCTAATGTGGGGATACTTCAAACACCGCCTTCTGCTGTTAAACGACATTCCCTCATCTCTAGAGTGCAACAATTCGCCAACAGGGTCTATGGCCCTGTCTTTGCCGCTGGACTTCATTTCTGGCTTCTTGGCGATGCTCAGTACTGGGGGCACAATGCTATCATAAGGGTCGTGCCATTTATGGAACATTGCCAGCTCCCCCGGTTACCTGGAAAGGGGCCCTTGGGGGGAGAGATCTTGAGCCATGACTTCGTAGAAGCTGCTCTTATGCGCCGGGCAGGATTTGGCGTCTGGCTCGCCTATGACCTAAAAGGAAGTTATGAGGAAACACCACCCACCCTGCTTGATGAACTTAAACGCGACCGCCGTTGGTGTCAGGGGAATTTGCAACACCTCAGGCTTATCTTTACCCATGGTTTCTTCCCCGTTCACAGAGCGCTTTTTATAAATGGCGTCATGTCATACGGCTCTGCCCTGCTATGGCTTGTCTTTTTGATCTTAAGCTCTATTGAGGCTGTAGCAGAGGTAATCATTGAACCGAAATATTTCCCTTCAGCTGGGGTGTCCCTCTTTCCTCAATGGCCGGTCTGGTATCCCCAGTGGGCTATTACGCTCTTAGGTTCCACTGCTATAGTTCTCTTTCTGCCTAAATTTCTCAGCGTTGCCTACATTGTTTTTCACGAGAAAAAAGCCCACCTCTATGGAGGGACTTTTCATCTCTGGGCCAGTATGATTTTGGAGACCCTTACTTCTACCCTTCTTGCTCCTATCCGCATGGCATTCCATAGCCGTTTTGTTATTATGACTCTGGCCGGACGGACCACAGGCTGGGGAACACAAACCCGTTCCGATCGAGGCACCACCTGGAATGACGCTTTTCAATATCACATTGATCAAACTCTTGTTGCTTTGCTTTGGGGAAGCATTCTGTATATCTTCAATCCCTCTTTCTTCTGGTGGATGTCGCCTATCCTGGGACCAATGGCCATATCCATCCCTATTTCGGCCCTGACCAGCCGTGTTTCCATGGGGCTAAGGGCTCAGAAGGCCCGTTTGCTCATCACACCGGAAGAAACGGATGAACCAAGGGAGCTCCGTAAGATTGACCAAAATGCGGAAAAGCCATCGTCGTACTTTCCTCTTCCCCTTCCGCTGGAAAAGGGATTTGTACGGGCAGTAGTGGATCCAAAGGTTCTTGACCTCCATACGTCTCTGATTCTTCGCCATCGCATAGCAGCCCCTTCTATCCGCAAACGACGGGAAGACCTCCAGGCAAAGGCGCTGGAGAAAGGACCAGAGGAACTCACATCCAAAGAGAAAATGGAATTATTGAATGACCCTGAACAGCTGCGGGAACTTCACTGTAAAGTCTGGCGCATACCTACGTGGGAAAACGCGGCTCGGTGGGGCATAAAATAAAAGAAGACATTTCAAGAAAGGAAGAGCAGCAACAATGAATGATGAAAACAAGTCGTTCCTATTTATATTTCAGAAGGATAGGGTTCTTGTAAAAAAGAACTCTTTCTTCTCTATACCGACCTTTTCTGAAGGCTGCGATTTCACCCTTCCCTTCATTCGTCAGGGAGATGTTGGCATCCCAAAAGGGAATGGACACCATTGGGCAGAAGTTCCAGAGGGCATACAGGCCCCTCAATCCATGGATTTTGTTCCCTTGAGGGGGCTTTATGAAGGAGTAGGAGAAGAGCTTTTTGCCGTGGCAGGGCAGGCTTTTCAAATAATGTACTGGTATCGGACAACTCGCTTCTGCAGTTGTTGCGGCGCCCCCTTGCAGAAACATAAGGTGGACCGTGCCATGGAATGTCCGGCCTGCAATTTTCTAATCTACCCGAGGATATCACCAGTTATTGCGGTAGCAGTGGAAAAAGAGGGGAAGCTCCTCCTCGCCCGAAGCCCCCACTTTCCTCCCAGACGCTATAGCATTTTAGCTGGTTTTGTTGAACCCGGAGAGAAGCTTGAAGAAGCCGTTGCCCGTGAAGTTATGGAAGAAGTTGGTCTGGAGATAGAGCATATTCAATATTTTGGAAGCCAGCCCTGGGCCTTCCCCCACTCCCTCATGATGGGATTTACCGCTCAATGGAAATCTGGCGTCATTCATATTGATGGCAAGGAAATAGAGGATGCTGGCTGGTATACTCCCGAAACGCTGCCTTCCACGCCAACAAAAGCAAGTATTTCCGGTTGCCTTATCTTAAATTATTTAGAGAGATCAAAGGGTTTATCAAAACCTTGAATGGGTAGGGAATCCTTGCGTTTTCCTATGTGATCAAGAGCGATATGAATAAATATATGAGGGTTTTCAGAAAGGTCAACGATAGCATGTTCCTCATATTTGTTTCCCTCTTCGTCTGTTTTAAGAAGCACTCTCGGTTTTGCGGCGTTCTTCTCTCCGGAAGTCAGCACCATTCCAACTCGATTATCTGACAGCTGAACCATGGTTCCCGGCGGGTACATGCCAACAGCGTCAAGAAAGGCCGCTACAATAGTTTTATCAAACTGAGACTCTGCTTCTTCAAGAATAATTGAAACGGCCTTGTGCAAAGGAACTGACCCTTTATAAACACGAACTGTGGTAAGGGCGTCGAATACATCGGCGACAGCCGCAATTCTGGCGGCAAGGGGTATTTCTTCGGCCTTCAGCCCGTAAGGATACCCTGTACCATCCATTCTCTCATGATGAGACTCGATAACAGCAAGAATATTCTC
This region of Aminobacterium colombiense DSM 12261 genomic DNA includes:
- a CDS encoding sensor domain-containing diguanylate cyclase, whose translation is MPNYTNSNLSTEMRGNILRRSLWILPILLATIWLMGRFYSMEIAQEQELLESLEYQSSLSRLEIARQRMDTVLSDLFFLNHVASYVWVDGVLSPHEQGYIENFFRSFIENKVYYDQIRIIDMFGQEFIHIEKRDGSSVIVPPHKRDKSSEEHCFNHSIKLERNQVYLSPLNPHLNYEEMEGSLKPLLHIATPIFAGNNTKIGVLIINYLARDLLDTLYSSSAMGNIMLLNKDGFWLESSNQEIEKEIQTQKNRTRNFFTLYPEEAKTIYSQKQGQVKSSDGLFTFVTIGPLDSMALTQEARDYEWKIVSMIPASMLEWREEAIKNRFRTLLGIVVLILSVAIFLFIVEYERRQKIHVHLKEKTLELERVNMALNAMVKKTERDAMIDPLTELWNRRYMIKRLHEEDARIQHTQGSASIAVIDLGNFKKINDTYGHARGDRALVQIAAILREGLRQTDYVARTGGDEFLIYFADLSLTKAKKIMERLYNRIMQHRFAGANSPIFADYGIAHCPSDADSLEETVKVADSRMYAFKVNRKKHTADTGK
- a CDS encoding MATE family efflux transporter, producing the protein MDRRELLAKERVGRLLWRLSVPAVIGMLVQASYNIVDAIFIGRGVGPLGLAGTTIVFPIQLLASSLAVTIGVGGASIISRSLGAKKYEKANRALGNMVFLSLIFSTTILITGSLAQQRLLRLFGASPTILPYAEEYLQVILMGLPFVGFGMSLNHAARSEGNARVAMISMIISAVMNMILDPIFIFVLNMGIRGAAIATVISQIAMACWMGYYFLLSGNSFLVLALRYGQPQLEYIKEILSVGAAEFVRMASGSMIIVFINNSLIHYGSDISVAVYGILHRALSFSFLPIVGVSQGLQPILGFNYGAGRYDRARDVARLAIIAASCIAFCAFMVGMFFPEKVVRLFTTDLLLIKEASASLRIVITAYFLVGFQITGSSMFQALGKGRASLILSLTRQVIFFLPCVVILPRFFLLKGIWLAFPTADALAFLVTVTLVSRQLGALKMERSEQNQ
- a CDS encoding MarR family winged helix-turn-helix transcriptional regulator — translated: MTQQPHIGRWISCLYRQMQCLFDRAFQPLGLGCGNYSFLLMLRRCDGQTQEELSNELGFDKGTTARSLKKLERLGYIQRKRSKIDGRANLVFLTLQGKNVIPFVEQILEDLMSKILEGMSKEEKEMTYSLINKMALNALYLKQVEGDRTP
- a CDS encoding glucan biosynthesis protein G yields the protein MFLRRFLSHPKRYLVSLTLLINILTVPIPLFCAVQEEVGLAFVNHKAEGLALRPFEDPRGSVPKLLMELSYDQWRDIRFRPEKALWKEEKLPFSLQFFHLGMFYDRAVQINIVDKGKAVQFPFSTDLFDYGQNQIDLKKLPPNLGFAGFRIHFPINRPGYDDEVAVFLGASYFRAVAKNQQYGLSARGMAIDTASPTGEEFPWFKEFWLVKPTSRSSSLIVYALLDSPSCTGAYKFTITPGEETQMDVTCNIFKRKDMNKIGIAPSTSMFFYGETENGRPGDFRPEVHDSDGLLMETNGGKWIWRPLANPSRLLISRYKDVDVKGFGLMQRDLNFDHYLDLEARYEKRPSLWITPQNDWGEGHVELVEIPSDSEINDNIVAYWVPEPNGKLSFAYSMKWLTPHMDKDKPARAAHTRLVTEKEEGVYRFIIDFEGKELNAIPAETGLASDITVEGDAFLIERQLLKNPATTGWRLSFKIAVPVEKLKSIVPDRKPIVKLTAFLKKGENIPEPLTEIWTYDFRP
- the mdoH gene encoding glucans biosynthesis glucosyltransferase MdoH yields the protein MTTKPVELKWTRAASWRRILLLACILLPTIMATRYMAGILPYKGTTFVEAALVTVFGILFAWISIGFWTAMLGFFVLIRQKDPFSFSQALKGKPLHIEDPDALTAILVPIYNEDVNRVMAGVRTTLQELRKTKLDHMFRIFILSDTTDPDIWIHEETAWHEVCREENAFGSIFYRHRKSNVKRKSGNVADFCRRWGKSYRYMIVFDADSIMAGETLVRMVQAMELYSNVGILQTPPSAVKRHSLISRVQQFANRVYGPVFAAGLHFWLLGDAQYWGHNAIIRVVPFMEHCQLPRLPGKGPLGGEILSHDFVEAALMRRAGFGVWLAYDLKGSYEETPPTLLDELKRDRRWCQGNLQHLRLIFTHGFFPVHRALFINGVMSYGSALLWLVFLILSSIEAVAEVIIEPKYFPSAGVSLFPQWPVWYPQWAITLLGSTAIVLFLPKFLSVAYIVFHEKKAHLYGGTFHLWASMILETLTSTLLAPIRMAFHSRFVIMTLAGRTTGWGTQTRSDRGTTWNDAFQYHIDQTLVALLWGSILYIFNPSFFWWMSPILGPMAISIPISALTSRVSMGLRAQKARLLITPEETDEPRELRKIDQNAEKPSSYFPLPLPLEKGFVRAVVDPKVLDLHTSLILRHRIAAPSIRKRREDLQAKALEKGPEELTSKEKMELLNDPEQLRELHCKVWRIPTWENAARWGIK
- the nudC gene encoding NAD(+) diphosphatase; this encodes MNDENKSFLFIFQKDRVLVKKNSFFSIPTFSEGCDFTLPFIRQGDVGIPKGNGHHWAEVPEGIQAPQSMDFVPLRGLYEGVGEELFAVAGQAFQIMYWYRTTRFCSCCGAPLQKHKVDRAMECPACNFLIYPRISPVIAVAVEKEGKLLLARSPHFPPRRYSILAGFVEPGEKLEEAVAREVMEEVGLEIEHIQYFGSQPWAFPHSLMMGFTAQWKSGVIHIDGKEIEDAGWYTPETLPSTPTKASISGCLILNYLERSKGLSKP